The Chthonomonas sp. genome segment AAGGCTCGACGCCCATGTCCACCATACGAAGGGTGGCCGACGGAGCGTCGTTCGTGTGAAGCGTGGACAAGACCAAGTGGCCCGTAAGCGAGGATTCGATCGCGATTTCCGCGGTTTCCAAGTCACGCATTTCACCGACCATGATGATGTCAGGGTCTTGTCGGAGGAAGGCGCGCAGAGCGGTCGAGAAGGTCAGACCCGCCTTTCGGTTCATTTGAACCTGGGCGATCCCGCCAATTTGGTACTCCACGGGGTCTTCGGCGGTCACGATGTTGACGCCAACCGTGTTCAGTTTGTTGAGGACCGAGTACAGGGTCGTCGTTTTCCCGGAACCCGTCGGGCCGGTACAAAGGAACATGCCGTTCGGCTGGGAACAAAGCTCTTCGATCTTGGCTTGGTTCTCGGGCAAGAAGCCGAGTTTTTCCAAACCGATTTGGGTGCTGGACTTGTCCAGAACCCGCATAACGACTTTTTCGCCAAACGGAGTGGGGATCGTGCTGACGCGGAGATCGTACTCCTTGCCGGCGTTTCGAACTTCGATACGACCGTCTTGCGGAACGCGTCGCTCGGCGATGTTCATGTCGGCCATGATCTTGAGACGCGAGATGAGCGGTGCCTGGAGATTCTTAGGCACGGTCATGGCTTCCATCAAAACCCCGTCAATGCGGTAGCGAACGCGGACCCCGCGTTGCTGCGGCTCGACGTGGACGTCCGAGCCTCGGTCTACGATGGCTTGTTGAATGAGGGCGTTGGCCAATTTGATAATCGGCGCGGCCTCGGCCATCTTTTCGGACTCGCTGTCCGAAGTGGGGTCGCCATCGGTTTCCGAGCCACGGTTGACGCCGGCTTCGGCCATGAGCTTGCGCATGTCCATGCTCGTGGCGTCTTTGTCGGCGGGCGCCGCCGCGGGCGTGGGGGCGGCGGCCGGTGTGGCGTTTTGCGCCATCGAGCCGCTGTAATACTTTCGCAGGGCGTCTTCGATTGCGCCGGGAACGGCGACCACCGGTAAGACCCGACAACCCGAGGAGGCAGTGACGTCGTCAATCGCCTGCAGGTTGTTGATATTGGCCATCGCCAGGTAAAGCGTCGTGCCATCTTTACGCACCGGCACCACACTGTGGAGCTTCGCCAGGCGCTCGGGCACCGAGGCAATGGTCGAGCTATCAACGCTGACCTTATCCAGGTCGGCAAACGGAATGCCGCGCTCTTGAGCTTGGGCTTCCAGAATGTGGCGCTCGGCGGCAAACCCTAACGTCAGGACCACGCGGCCCAAATCGGTTTGGTTGGTTTGCTTGGCGACGGTCATCGCCTCTTGCACTTGCGCTTCCGTGATGTAGCCCTTTTGCTGCAGATACTGCAAAAACGGCATTCGCGGCGCTGCCACTAGCTCTTAACCCCACTCAAGAAAGTCCCGGCCACCACTAATCCCATGATCATGAAGTCAACGTCATCCCATCTGAAATGGGAATTCCCAAACAGATTTTCGCATTTTAGACCGAACTGAGAAATTTCGTCCAGACTGCCTGCATGGTGGGACGAGGAAAATCCTTCTAAACGTTCAGAAAAAACTAGCGATCGATCGGAAAACCATTCGGATCGAAGTTGGGATCCAGGTTTGGCCCCGGAGAATAGCTGACGCTCCTGGCGTTTTTACGGGCCTGATCCTGCGCCACAAAGAACGCAATGGTCCCCACCAGAATGAGTGCGAGAAGCACCGCAATAAGCACCTTCCAGAAGCTCACGGGGGCTTCGCCCTGCACTTCCCCAGTTTGCCCGTTGACCACAATCCGGAACGGCTTGCCCCGATAGCGGTAGCCGCCCGTGTAGACCGGCAGCAGAATGTGCTTGAACGAATTGTTGTTGTAATCGGTGGATTTGCTCAGCACGCGCTGCTCGTCGCCGCCGATGTCGTAGCGGATGGCCTCATAGATATGGGGTTCCATCGCCTCGCGGGCGCGCTCCCAGCCCATCGGCAGGTCCACGTCGTAGCGCAAGGCTTGGAACCCGACGAGAAAACTTGATTGGTAGGGCGTGATCTCGCGGAGTTGCCATGTGCTGAGCAGCTGCGAGTAGCGCGCGTCGGTCATGTTCGGGTCTCGCTTCTCGCCCTCGCGAGCCGGAGCTTGCCCGACCGTCCGCGCGGCCAGCACCAGCACGTCGTCGAAGCCCACGTCTACCACGCCGGTGGCCGGATACCAGTGCGTGCGCATCACTTGGCGGGTCTGCGAGTTGCCCTCGCTGTCGGTGTAAGACTCGGTTTCCCAGTAGTGCTCGCCGCGCATGCCCGAGTAGCTGCTCGTGGTTTGCGAATCGAACGTCCAAAACGGCACGTAAAAGCCGCGCAATTTGCCTTCGCGAAGCGCAAGCTTCCGCAGGTCGTTGGGCGCCCAGAACCGCGAGCCAAGCCATTTTTGCACGCTCGCCCGGCTTTGCAACTCGGTGATTTGGAACGGCATGACGCCTTGCGGTTTGATGCGCACAAGGGGCGTGTTCTCCACCACCACCTTGCTCCCGCAGAACGGACATTCGTCGGATTGCTTTTTCTCGGGGACGCTGAACTCAGCGCCGCATCCGCGGCAGCGCAGGGATTGGCCGACGTTGTCAACGTACTCCTGCTCCAAGCGCCCCATCTCGAAGAAGTGCTCCAGCGGCATCTCTTCGATGGCCGAAACTTCGACGCGAATGGCCTGCTCATGCCCGCAGTAGGGGCACTTCAGGTTTGTGGAGCCGGGCTTGAATTCAAGATCGGCCCCACATTGTTGGCACTTATAGTGTTCGACCTGCGCCGAATCCGCAACCGTGGATGACACCGTTTACTGTTGAGGAACCGGCGGCGGAGTTTGCGTCAGCTTGGCGGCGAGGGCCGGCACGTTCTTGGCGGCGGTCCACTCGGCCATGCCGGGCGACCACACGAGCGTGTCGGCGGTGAGCGCCGGAAGTTGATCCAAGGTGAACGGGCCTTGCTGTTGCCCGTTGACGGCCACGTGATATTGCGCCGCGGTTGGCACCGCCGGCGGAGTCGCGGCTTGCTGAGCCATGGTTTGGCCAATGGCCGCGCCGACGCCCATGCCGATGCCCGCCGCACCGAGACCGCCCGGATTTTCCGCAGCTTTCTCCATCGCGTTGGCGGCTTGATATTGGGTGTAGTTCTGCAGATTGCCGATGGCGCCCATTGCGCCGCGCTTGTCAATCGCCTTCTCCACTTCTTCCGGCAGCGAGACGCTTTCCAGGCGGAAGCTGAGAAGTTCCACGCCGATTTCGGCAAGGTCGTTCTTGAGCTTGCCAACCATACCTTCACCGATTTCGGTGAACTTCGTGGCGAGGTCGAGCACCGGGATTTGGGCCGTGGCCAGGCTTTCCGTCATGCTGCTGACGATCTGGTTACGAAGGTGATCGCTCACCTCGTCCACCGTAAACTGCCAGTCGGTCCCCGCGATTTCCTTGAGGAATCGGGTGGCATCCGAAACGCGCATGGCATAGGTGCCAAAGGCGCGCAGACGGACCGCGCCAAACTCGGGGTCGCGCATCATGATCGGGCTCGCCGTGCCCCACTTGAGGTCGGTAAACCGCTTGGTGTTGACGAAATAGACTTCAGCCTTAAACGGGCTGTTGAAGCCGTACTTCCAGCCCTTG includes the following:
- the tadA gene encoding Flp pilus assembly complex ATPase component TadA, whose translation is MAAPRMPFLQYLQQKGYITEAQVQEAMTVAKQTNQTDLGRVVLTLGFAAERHILEAQAQERGIPFADLDKVSVDSSTIASVPERLAKLHSVVPVRKDGTTLYLAMANINNLQAIDDVTASSGCRVLPVVAVPGAIEDALRKYYSGSMAQNATPAAAPTPAAAPADKDATSMDMRKLMAEAGVNRGSETDGDPTSDSESEKMAEAAPIIKLANALIQQAIVDRGSDVHVEPQQRGVRVRYRIDGVLMEAMTVPKNLQAPLISRLKIMADMNIAERRVPQDGRIEVRNAGKEYDLRVSTIPTPFGEKVVMRVLDKSSTQIGLEKLGFLPENQAKIEELCSQPNGMFLCTGPTGSGKTTTLYSVLNKLNTVGVNIVTAEDPVEYQIGGIAQVQMNRKAGLTFSTALRAFLRQDPDIIMVGEMRDLETAEIAIESSLTGHLVLSTLHTNDAPSATLRMVDMGVEPYLIAATVIGILAQRLARRIDQDNKEPYVVKQIDLRRFGFDVTDPDGEVTLYRGVPAESNRMTGYKGRSGIHELMVINGETAELIVRRAPLADIKAAAKANGMKELREDGVAKVLQGVTTPDEVMRVVFTAGF
- a CDS encoding SPFH domain-containing protein, whose translation is MGLFDKIRGEFIDIIEWLDDTQDTIVYRFERHNNEIKNGAKLTVRESQLAVFVNEGQIADVFTPGMYTLTTENLPLLSTLKGWKYGFNSPFKAEVYFVNTKRFTDLKWGTASPIMMRDPEFGAVRLRAFGTYAMRVSDATRFLKEIAGTDWQFTVDEVSDHLRNQIVSSMTESLATAQIPVLDLATKFTEIGEGMVGKLKNDLAEIGVELLSFRLESVSLPEEVEKAIDKRGAMGAIGNLQNYTQYQAANAMEKAAENPGGLGAAGIGMGVGAAIGQTMAQQAATPPAVPTAAQYHVAVNGQQQGPFTLDQLPALTADTLVWSPGMAEWTAAKNVPALAAKLTQTPPPVPQQ